Below is a genomic region from Gillisia sp. Hel_I_86.
ATTTATAGATGCTCAAAATGAAAATCATCGAATCGCATATGGTTCCTGCAGTTGCTACAAAAATACGGTTGCAGGAATACGCAGTTGGAATTTTTAAAATGCTTCCTTCCAAAAGCGGACTTAAAAAGGCGATTAAAAAGGAGCAAATACTTCTAAACGGCAAAATTGCTCAAACTTCAGATTGGATTGAGGAACATCAGCAAATAGATTATATTCAGAAAGAAGAAAAGCAATTAAAAGTCTTTCAATTAAAACTGGAAGTGGTTTTTGAAGATGATTATTTAGCCGTGATTAATAAACCTGCCGGATACCCCACAAGCGGAAATTATTTTAAAACAATAGAACACGCGCTCCACTTTAACCTAAAACCCTCATCGCAACCAGATGCATTGCCAAACCCAGTTCCGGTTCATAGATTGGACAATCCCACAAGTGGCCTATTGATCATTGCAAAAACAAAAACGGCGCAACTACAATTACATCAAGATTTCGAGGAGAAAAAGATCCAAAAAACGTATATAGCTTTAGTTACCGGCGAAACTCCATTAAAGGCTTCGATTCAAACTAAAATAGAAGATAAAGAGGCATCAACAACTTATAGAACACTAAGATCCTTTCAATATAAGGAGGGCATTTATTCAGTTTTGGAAGTCGCTCCAAAAACAGGCAGAACCCATCAAATAAGAAGACATCTCTCTTCTTCTGGCTTTCCCATTGTAGGGGATAAACTATATGGTTCTGGCGAGGATCCATTCAGTAAAAAAGGACTTTACCTTGCGGCAATAGGTTTGGAACTCCGGCATCCAATAGATAAAACTCTTCTAAAATTAAAAGTAGAAATCCCTTCAAAATTCAGCAGGGCAATTAGTTAGCTCATAAACAAGCCTTTCTTAACAAAAATTTACGAAAGCAATTTCGATGCCAAAGCTGCAATAGCATGCTTTTTGCTTATTTTTGTAGAAAGTGCAATTTATTACCTATGCTAAAGCAGCAATTAAATTTTAAATTATCCCAAAAGCTCTCTCCTCAACAAATCCAGTTGATGAAGCTTATCCAGTTACCCACGCAGGCTTTCGAGCAGCGTATAAAACAGGAACTGGAAGAAAATCCTGCGTTGGAAGATGGGAAAGAAGATTTGGATGCCGAGTTTGATGATGAATTTTCTAACGATGAATATGATAATGACGATTATGATAATGACACTATAGATGCCGATATTAATGTAGATGATTATCTAAGTGACGATGAAATTCCTAATTACAGGCTTCAGGCAAATAACTATAGTGCAGATGATGAAGACAAACATGTGCCTTATGCCTCCGGCACTTCTTTCGCACAACATTTAAAAACACAATTAAGCACATTTAGGTTAACAGAAATTCAACAGGAAATCGCCGATTTTCTCGTGGGCAGTGTAGACGAAAGTGGATATATAAGAAGGACCTTACAGGATATTGTAGATGATCTTGCTTTTACACAGAATGTTTATACCGATGAAGAATCGGTTGAAAAGGTTCTGAAAAAGGTTCAGGAATTAGATCCCGCAGGAGTTGGTGCTCGTTCGCTTCAGGAGTGCTTGTTAATACAGTTGAAGCGCAAGGAAGCAACTAAAGAGGTTTCACTTGCTACAGACCTTCTGGAAAAATCTTTTGACCACTTCAGTAAAAAACATTATACCAAATTACTTGCGAAACATGATATTTCTGAAGATGAACTTAGAGATGCCATAGATGTCATTGAGCATTTAAACCCGAAACCAGGGGGGGCTTTTGCAGGAAACTTAAGAATGGTGGAACATGTAATTCCAGATTTTGCCATTAAAATTGTTGATGGAGAGTTGGAATTAACCTTGAACGGAAGGAATGCTCCAGAAATGCATATTTCGAATGATTATAGCAATATGCTTAAAGGCTATAAAGAGTCTAAAGAAAAAACAAAGTCGCAAAAAGATGCGGTTATGTTTATAAAACAAAAACTGGACTCTGCCAAGTGGTTTATAGACGCTATTAAGCAGCGACAGCAGACTCTAATGGTTACGATGAGCTCCATAATGAATTATCAAAAAGAATACTTTTTGAGTGGGGATGAGCGTAATTTGCGCCCAATGATCCTAAAGGACATTGCCGATGAGATTGGAATGGATGTTTCCACGGTATCCCGTGTTGCAAACAGCAAGTATGTAGATACCCCGTACGGGACTAAATTGATCAAGGAATTCTTTTCTGAATCTATGACGAACGATCAAGGAGAAGAGGTTTCTACCAGGGAGATTAAAAAGATCTTGGAAATATCCATTGAGGAAGAGGATAAGCGCAAGCCGTTAACCGATGATAAACTTGCTAAATTGTTATTGGAAAAAGGATATCCCATAGCTAGAAGGACAGTTGCAAAATATAGAGAACAACTGGATATCCCGGTGGCAAGAATGAGAAAAGAGATTTAATGAAGTTCTTGATTAAAAGTGCTTCTTATATTTTCCATCCTTTATGGATGCCTTTTGCCGGTAGTCTATTTTATTTTCTGGTTACCCCACGATTCTTTCCCTTGCCATTGATTCAAGCTAAATTGCTGGCTATAGCCATTACCACCCTGTTTATTCCTGTGGTCTTTTATTTTCTTCTGAAAAATTTAGGCAAGGCAGATTCAATATTTCTAAAAGATGTAAACCAACGCCGTTGGCCGTTATTTTTTTATAGTTTGCTTATTGGTCTTAACCTCTACCAGATCCTAAACATCTATAATTATCCCGCCTTGTATTACTTTTTTGTGGGCATTTTGTTTTCCATAATCACTGCCCTCTTTCTAGCATGGCTCAAACTGAAAATAAGTTTGCATATGCTAGGCCTTTCCGGGATTTTAATGTTCGTGCTAGCGTTAAGTATTTATTATAGGCTAAACCTAATTTATACCATAGCCTTTTTAATAGCAGCCCTAGGGCTAACTGCAACATCAAGATTGCATTATAAGGCCCACACCTGGCTAGAGTTATTTCTAGGATTTTTTATAGGCTTTTTGCCGCAATTAATCGTGCTTAACTACTGGTTATAGAATATAGAACATCAATCCCAATTTAAAGGTAGATATCCCCACGGGAGTGTTGTTTAGTTGAGCATCCTTAAAGAAAGGATTTAAGCTATAGTACACATGAAAATTAAAGGTATTATAACCAAATGTAAAAGTGGTGCCTAATCGCAACCTTTCCAATTCTGGTACATCTGTTTGAATTACCTGATTGGAACCTTGCCTAAAATTAGATTTAAAATAATAAACATATCCAAGTTTAAAACCAGTATAAATCCTCCAGAACTTATAAGATTGAGGTGTAGAAGTACGCCACCTAAACTCTAAAGGCAATTCCAAGAGTTGTGTAGAAAACCTATTGGTATCATAATCTACCTCAGGATCGCTTAAATTTCTGAAAATAGTATTATTATTTTCATCCTCGCCAATAAACAATTCCTGTCCATACGAATTTAAGGACCAACCCAGTCCCGCACCTATAGCAATATTCCGACGTTTGTTTATAGGAAAATCCCGAATAAAACCAAGATGAAGTCCTCCTGAAAATCCAGATTGTGCAACTGTTTCCGGTAGATCTGTTAATAGGTGGAACGTAAGTCCCACATAAAGTTGATCCTCCCTATAAAGGCTGTCAATTGGTTTAAGAAGGGTATCCCCTACTGCTGTTTGTGAAAATGAAGGTCCCAAAGCAAAAAGGGCAAAAGCAAAAAATAAAAGTCTTTTCATTTTCAAAACGTTGGTTCCCATAATATTCAGAAAGTTAAATATAAAAAAAACATCCCATCTGGTAAATCCAGATGGGACGTTTTATTAACAGTAATGTAACAGTGTTACTAATTCTTAGCTACTTCCCCAATTCGGGTAGTGTAGTTTATTTTAAGTGCTTCTGCTTTTCTTAATTCTTGTTTAATATCAGACACCAATCCCATATTGGTTTCAACATCCACTTTTAAGGCAGTTGTTAAATAAGGAATCAATTCTTCACGTTTAGTCTCTCTTTCTGCGTAGATAAAATTCTGGATATCTTTGATATCTGCAAACTTATCGTTTAACTGAATTCGAGCTTCACTACCAAACTTCTGTTGGTATCTAGGGCTTGGTTTTCCTGCATAAATATACATTACCAATTCCTTTCTATCCAACTTTTCTACTTGGTCTGCAAAGGGTAACTTATTTTCAATCATCAAAGTATTTTGACGCATTACCGTAGCCACCATAAAAAAGAAAAGCAACATAAAAACGATATCTGGCAATGAAGCCGTGTTTACCGCTGGTAATTCACCACTCTTTTTCTTTTTAAATTTAGACATAATTAGATTGAATTAAAATTTTATACTAATCTAAGAGCTTTTTGGCTCTGCTTCAGATAACAACTGAGGATACATTTCCTTTACTTGATCTATCTGCTTTTCCATTTTATCCTTATTACCTCTATAATTAGGATCATTGTATCTAGCTTCCATCTCAGTATAATCCATACCGAACAATCTCTGTGATTCCCTGTTTCTCAATTCATTATAAGCTGCAACCAGTTCGTTTTGCACAGAAATATAAGTTCTGTATTCAGTTTGACGATCATTTACCAATGAGATAATAGCTTTCTTTGGGTTATCTGATGATTGTGGATCTCTAGCTCCTTTACAGTAACTACATCCATCTTCACCAGCTCCTCCACCGTTATCCAGAAAATCCATGGCAGCCTTACGTAGTTCGCTAAGTTGCATAACTTGATCTTCTACCAATAAATCATTGTTTCTGTTAACAATTACAGTAAAGATGTTTTTTTGCTTAATAACTGGCGGCTCAACGTTCTCATCTTGAATAGGGGGCAATTTACGGCTGATTCCCCTATCGTTCTCCATTGTTGTGGTTACCAGGAAAAAAATCAATAGCAAGAATGCTATATCGGCCATAGAGCCGGCATTTATTTCTGGTGCTGATCTTTTAGCCATAATTTATTTTATTAATTTTCTTATTCCGGAAAGTACCATAGCTCCAACCGCTATTGCTGTTAGAATATAGAATACCACTAATCCGGTACCAACCCAATGGTCTGCACTGGCAGATAAAGTATCACCATCTTTGAGTTGAACTTCATTACCATCGGTTAAAACGTATGCTATAACTATAACAAGTACAAATGCTCCTACTGAAATTAGTGTGTTCTTCACGTTTCCGGAGAACAATCCCTTAATCACGAAGAAACCTACTATTAATATACAAACAGCCAGTACAAAATAGGCAACCCACATCATAGGATCAAGTAAACTTTGCTGTTCGGCAGCTGAGGCCACAATAGCATCATCACCAGCTATAATAATTCTACCCACAAGGATAAGACCTATTACACCAATAACAAGTGCTAAATATTTTAAAACTTTGTGTATGGTCATGATTTATTATTTCTTAGATTCTTTTTTTGTTTTTGTAATCAACTAACATATCGATCAATAAGATAGACGCATCTTCCATATCATTTACAATACTATCGATCTTAGCGATGATGTAATTATAAAAAATTTGAAGAATAATCGCTACGATCAAACCAAATACAGTTGTAAGAAGTGCTACTTTAATACCACCTGCTACCAATGAAGGTTGCATATCCCCTGCTGCTTCAATTTTATCGAATGCTTGGATCATCCCAATTACCGTACCCATGAATCCTAACATAGGAGCCAAGGCGATAAATAAAGATACCCAAGAAACATTCTTCTCTAGTTGTCCCATTTGCACACCACCGTAAGCAACAACCGCTTTTTCAGCAGCTTCAATACTTTCGTCTGCACGATCCAAACCTTGGTAATATATAGAGGCAACCGGCCCACTTGTATTTCTACAAACTTCTTTAGCAGCTTCTACCCCACCATTGTTTAATGCATCTTCAACATCCTGAGCTAATTTCTTAGTGTTTGTTGTAGATAAGTTTAAAAAGATAATTCTCTCGATGGCAATGGCCAAACCTAGAATTAAACATAAAAGAACGATCCCCATAAATCCGGCACCACCTTCTATAAAACGTTTTTTAAGTTTTTGATGAAAACCTAAATCTTCCTCTTGTGTGTCGAGGCCTGCTTCGTCATCCTGAACAATCGTCTGGATGTTATCAGGTAAGATGTTTACATTAATTGTCGCATTAGCTTGTGCGGCTCCAAATAACATAATCGAAGCGATTACCAAAGTTGAAAATAATCTTTTCATTACTGTTTGTCTTAAATTAATTAGTTAAAAGGTTAAAGATATAAAAATAAATATTTAATAAAAATAAATTGCAGAGAGGAAGGGATTCGAACCCTCGATACGCTTGTGGCGTATACACACTTTCCAGGCGTGCGCCTTCGACCACTCGGCCACCTCTCTAAATAGCTTATTTTAATTAGTGCGCCAAGTAACAAAAAAAAAAGATTACCATCAAAATAAGAATCGTTAATATTTATAACATTTCACCACGCAGGGAAGTCTCAAAAATGGTTTTGAATACTTTAGGTGATAATTCTTTACCCAAAAGGTACATTAATTTTGCGATTGCAGCTTCTGTTGTAATGTCTTTCCCAGACACTACCCCTATTTTTTTTAATTGCGTACTTGTCTCGTAATTACCCATAGCCACACTGCCCGCAACACATTGGGTCACATTAACGACCATTAAACCATCAGAAATATGCTTTCTTAATAAATTAATAAACCAAGCGTCTGTGGGTGCATTTCCGCTTCCGAATGTTTCCAACACCACCCCCCGAAGATTTTTCTTGGCCAAAATATGTGCGACAGTGCTTTCGGTTATTCCTGGAAACATTTTCAAAATAAGCACTTCCGAGTTAAATTCTTTATGCAGTTTTATCTTTTTTCTTCTGTTTGTAACCCAAAGAGCTGAATGATTTACCGATAAATATACCCCAGACTCTGCAAGTGGAGGATAATTTGAAGATGCAAATGCCTGAAAATGCTCTGCATTTATTTTTGTGGTTCTATTGCCCCTGTACAATTTATATTCAAAATAAAGGCAAACTTCAGAAATTACGGGCCGCCCTTGTTTTTGTAAACCGGCAATTTGAATACTGGTGATTAGATTTTCCTTTGCATCGGTCCTAAGATCTCCAATTGGCAATTGTGAACCCGTAAAAATGATGGGTTTTGTAAGGTTCTCGAACATAAAACTTAAGGCCGAAGCAGTGTACGACATGGTATCACTACCGTGCAACACCACGAACCCATCATACTCTTCGTATTTTTCTTCAATGATCTCTGCAATCTGAAGCCAGTTTACCGGGTTCATGTTAGAAGAATCTATTGGTTTCTTAAAA
It encodes:
- a CDS encoding RluA family pseudouridine synthase; this encodes MKIIESHMVPAVATKIRLQEYAVGIFKMLPSKSGLKKAIKKEQILLNGKIAQTSDWIEEHQQIDYIQKEEKQLKVFQLKLEVVFEDDYLAVINKPAGYPTSGNYFKTIEHALHFNLKPSSQPDALPNPVPVHRLDNPTSGLLIIAKTKTAQLQLHQDFEEKKIQKTYIALVTGETPLKASIQTKIEDKEASTTYRTLRSFQYKEGIYSVLEVAPKTGRTHQIRRHLSSSGFPIVGDKLYGSGEDPFSKKGLYLAAIGLELRHPIDKTLLKLKVEIPSKFSRAIS
- the rpoN gene encoding RNA polymerase factor sigma-54 — translated: MLKQQLNFKLSQKLSPQQIQLMKLIQLPTQAFEQRIKQELEENPALEDGKEDLDAEFDDEFSNDEYDNDDYDNDTIDADINVDDYLSDDEIPNYRLQANNYSADDEDKHVPYASGTSFAQHLKTQLSTFRLTEIQQEIADFLVGSVDESGYIRRTLQDIVDDLAFTQNVYTDEESVEKVLKKVQELDPAGVGARSLQECLLIQLKRKEATKEVSLATDLLEKSFDHFSKKHYTKLLAKHDISEDELRDAIDVIEHLNPKPGGAFAGNLRMVEHVIPDFAIKIVDGELELTLNGRNAPEMHISNDYSNMLKGYKESKEKTKSQKDAVMFIKQKLDSAKWFIDAIKQRQQTLMVTMSSIMNYQKEYFLSGDERNLRPMILKDIADEIGMDVSTVSRVANSKYVDTPYGTKLIKEFFSESMTNDQGEEVSTREIKKILEISIEEEDKRKPLTDDKLAKLLLEKGYPIARRTVAKYREQLDIPVARMRKEI
- a CDS encoding porin family protein, translated to MKRLLFFAFALFALGPSFSQTAVGDTLLKPIDSLYREDQLYVGLTFHLLTDLPETVAQSGFSGGLHLGFIRDFPINKRRNIAIGAGLGWSLNSYGQELFIGEDENNNTIFRNLSDPEVDYDTNRFSTQLLELPLEFRWRTSTPQSYKFWRIYTGFKLGYVYYFKSNFRQGSNQVIQTDVPELERLRLGTTFTFGYNTFNFHVYYSLNPFFKDAQLNNTPVGISTFKLGLMFYIL
- a CDS encoding ExbD/TolR family protein — its product is MSKFKKKKSGELPAVNTASLPDIVFMLLFFFMVATVMRQNTLMIENKLPFADQVEKLDRKELVMYIYAGKPSPRYQQKFGSEARIQLNDKFADIKDIQNFIYAERETKREELIPYLTTALKVDVETNMGLVSDIKQELRKAEALKINYTTRIGEVAKN
- a CDS encoding ExbD/TolR family protein; amino-acid sequence: MAKRSAPEINAGSMADIAFLLLIFFLVTTTMENDRGISRKLPPIQDENVEPPVIKQKNIFTVIVNRNNDLLVEDQVMQLSELRKAAMDFLDNGGGAGEDGCSYCKGARDPQSSDNPKKAIISLVNDRQTEYRTYISVQNELVAAYNELRNRESQRLFGMDYTEMEARYNDPNYRGNKDKMEKQIDQVKEMYPQLLSEAEPKSS
- a CDS encoding MotA/TolQ/ExbB proton channel family protein — encoded protein: MKRLFSTLVIASIMLFGAAQANATINVNILPDNIQTIVQDDEAGLDTQEEDLGFHQKLKKRFIEGGAGFMGIVLLCLILGLAIAIERIIFLNLSTTNTKKLAQDVEDALNNGGVEAAKEVCRNTSGPVASIYYQGLDRADESIEAAEKAVVAYGGVQMGQLEKNVSWVSLFIALAPMLGFMGTVIGMIQAFDKIEAAGDMQPSLVAGGIKVALLTTVFGLIVAIILQIFYNYIIAKIDSIVNDMEDASILLIDMLVDYKNKKRI
- a CDS encoding asparaginase, with protein sequence MKTKSNILLIYTGGTIGMIKDFETGALKAFNFSDLLQNIPELKLLEHSIDTVSFKKPIDSSNMNPVNWLQIAEIIEEKYEEYDGFVVLHGSDTMSYTASALSFMFENLTKPIIFTGSQLPIGDLRTDAKENLITSIQIAGLQKQGRPVISEVCLYFEYKLYRGNRTTKINAEHFQAFASSNYPPLAESGVYLSVNHSALWVTNRRKKIKLHKEFNSEVLILKMFPGITESTVAHILAKKNLRGVVLETFGSGNAPTDAWFINLLRKHISDGLMVVNVTQCVAGSVAMGNYETSTQLKKIGVVSGKDITTEAAIAKLMYLLGKELSPKVFKTIFETSLRGEML